One window from the genome of Acuticoccus sp. I52.16.1 encodes:
- a CDS encoding response regulator: protein MAQVEIMIVEDEAMISFDLADLLQTAGYQVNGPHATASEALEAMADAQLNLAILDVDLGDGQTSDPVAQRLAATGTPFMFVSGYTFAGSEILQRYPDVHHISKPWDPQDLLRVVARTVGPRLVSDTQPA from the coding sequence ATGGCGCAAGTCGAGATCATGATCGTCGAAGACGAAGCCATGATCAGCTTCGATCTCGCCGACCTGCTGCAGACGGCCGGGTATCAGGTCAACGGCCCGCATGCGACCGCCTCCGAGGCGCTGGAGGCGATGGCCGACGCGCAGCTCAACCTCGCGATCCTCGACGTCGACCTCGGCGACGGGCAGACGAGCGATCCCGTCGCACAGCGTCTGGCCGCGACCGGGACGCCGTTCATGTTCGTCTCCGGCTACACGTTCGCCGGCAGCGAGATCTTGCAGCGCTACCCGGACGTGCACCACATCTCCAAGCCGTGGGATCCGCAGGATCTCTTGCGCGTGGTGGCGCGCACCGTCGGCCCGCGCCTCGTGAGCGACACGCAGCCGGCCTGA
- a CDS encoding MaoC family dehydratase N-terminal domain-containing protein, translating to MDVDTEHLKTWIGRTEEVSDHLSVRLADAFAATLDQERTYALGDEAPLCLHWCLAPPTVPQRATGPDGHPARGGFLPPVPLPRRMWAGGALTFRAPLAIGDVVTRRSTITDVALKVGRTGPLCFVTVDHEIVTARGTAIEERQDIVYREMAPTPLPPAPTEPGPAADASETVAATPLLLFRYSALTFNGHRIHYDRPYATEEEGYPGLVVHGPLQATLLAQLAARTLGGITQMDYRGVGPLFDGDRFTVNVARTEAGLDAWTAAENGRATMKATVR from the coding sequence ATGGACGTCGACACCGAACATCTCAAGACATGGATCGGGCGCACCGAAGAGGTCAGCGACCACCTCTCGGTCCGCCTCGCCGACGCCTTCGCCGCGACGCTCGATCAGGAGCGGACCTACGCGCTGGGCGACGAGGCACCGCTGTGCCTCCACTGGTGCCTCGCCCCGCCGACGGTGCCGCAACGCGCGACCGGGCCCGACGGCCATCCCGCCCGCGGCGGCTTCCTGCCGCCGGTGCCGCTGCCGCGCCGCATGTGGGCCGGCGGGGCGCTGACCTTCCGCGCCCCGCTCGCGATCGGCGACGTGGTGACCCGCCGCTCGACCATCACCGACGTGGCGCTGAAGGTGGGGCGCACAGGGCCGTTGTGCTTCGTCACCGTCGACCACGAGATCGTCACCGCGCGCGGCACCGCGATCGAGGAGCGGCAGGACATCGTCTACCGCGAGATGGCGCCGACTCCGCTGCCGCCGGCCCCGACCGAGCCCGGCCCGGCCGCCGACGCGAGCGAGACCGTCGCCGCGACGCCGCTTCTGCTGTTTCGCTATTCCGCGCTCACCTTCAACGGCCACCGGATCCACTACGACCGGCCCTACGCGACCGAGGAGGAAGGCTACCCCGGCCTCGTCGTCCACGGCCCGCTGCAGGCGACCTTGCTGGCCCAGCTCGCCGCGCGCACCCTGGGCGGCATCACGCAGATGGACTATCGCGGCGTCGGCCCCCTGTTCGACGGCGACCGCTTCACCGTCAACGTCGCGCGGACCGAGGCCGGCCTGGACGCCTGGACCGCGGCCGAGAACGGGCGCGCCACCATGAAGGCGACGGTGCGCTGA
- a CDS encoding di-heme oxidoredictase family protein translates to MLSALSRLALPLVFLAGLGLAGGAAVLAGSGRADLTAADQARVAKVTRPATRFAEAERFERMSAGAATTTRTIDTNIFSHASANLPFEGEQEFKVGNGLFKKVWVSSPSSTQASDGLGPLYNQRSCQRCHLKDGRGRPPLATGEPTGGLLLRLSVPPRTAEERAALAAKDTLRIPEPTYGGQLQTLAVPGLAAEGHITVDHETHEVTLAGGETVTLTRPVYGITDLGFGPMDPETMVSPRLANPMIGLGLLEAIEPADILANADPDDADGDGVSGRPSMVRDPETGELVLGRFGWKATTPSIRVQSAEAFGGDIGISTPLVTDAFGECSLAQSICRDMPSGVQPQLGDVEAPDPVLPLVTFYAQNLAVPARRDVDDPAVLAGKALFYGAGCASCHVPKYVTSRDAAQPELRFQLIWPYTDLLLHDMGEGLADGRPVGDATGTEWRTPPLWGIGLTEVVNGNTFYLHDGRARTLLEAILWHGGEARAARDAVAAMTPDERAALLAFLNSL, encoded by the coding sequence ATGTTGTCAGCGTTATCCCGCCTCGCCCTTCCCCTGGTCTTCCTCGCGGGCCTCGGCCTCGCGGGCGGGGCGGCCGTCCTCGCCGGGTCGGGGCGGGCCGATCTCACCGCCGCGGACCAGGCGCGCGTCGCCAAGGTCACCCGCCCGGCGACCCGGTTCGCCGAGGCCGAGCGCTTCGAGCGGATGTCCGCCGGCGCCGCGACGACAACCCGCACGATCGACACCAACATCTTCTCCCACGCCTCGGCCAATCTCCCGTTCGAGGGTGAGCAAGAGTTCAAGGTCGGCAACGGCCTCTTCAAGAAGGTGTGGGTCTCGTCCCCGTCGTCGACCCAGGCGTCGGACGGGCTGGGGCCGCTCTACAACCAGCGTTCCTGCCAGCGTTGCCACCTGAAGGACGGCCGCGGCCGCCCGCCGCTGGCGACGGGCGAGCCCACCGGCGGGCTCCTGCTGCGCCTCTCCGTGCCGCCGCGCACCGCCGAGGAGCGGGCCGCCCTCGCCGCCAAGGACACCCTGCGCATCCCCGAGCCGACCTACGGCGGGCAGCTCCAGACCCTCGCCGTGCCGGGCCTCGCGGCCGAGGGGCACATCACCGTCGACCACGAGACGCACGAGGTGACGCTCGCCGGCGGCGAGACGGTGACGCTGACGCGGCCCGTCTACGGCATCACCGACCTCGGCTTCGGGCCGATGGACCCGGAGACGATGGTCTCGCCGCGCCTCGCCAACCCGATGATCGGCCTCGGCCTCCTGGAGGCGATCGAGCCGGCCGACATCCTCGCCAACGCCGACCCGGACGATGCCGACGGCGACGGCGTCTCCGGCCGCCCGTCCATGGTGCGCGACCCGGAGACCGGCGAACTGGTCCTCGGCCGCTTCGGCTGGAAGGCGACGACCCCCTCTATCCGCGTGCAGAGCGCCGAGGCGTTCGGCGGCGACATCGGCATCTCCACCCCGCTCGTCACCGACGCGTTCGGCGAGTGCTCGCTCGCCCAGTCGATCTGCCGCGACATGCCGAGCGGCGTGCAGCCGCAACTGGGCGACGTCGAGGCCCCGGACCCGGTGCTGCCGCTGGTGACGTTCTACGCGCAGAACCTCGCCGTCCCCGCCCGCCGCGACGTCGACGACCCGGCCGTGCTCGCCGGCAAGGCACTGTTCTACGGCGCCGGCTGCGCGTCCTGCCATGTGCCCAAATACGTCACCAGCCGTGACGCCGCCCAGCCGGAGCTGCGCTTCCAGCTCATCTGGCCCTATACGGACCTGCTGCTGCACGACATGGGCGAAGGCCTCGCCGACGGCCGCCCCGTGGGCGACGCCACGGGCACCGAGTGGCGCACCCCGCCGCTCTGGGGCATCGGCCTGACAGAGGTCGTCAACGGCAACACCTTCTACCTCCACGACGGTCGCGCCCGCACCCTCCTGGAGGCGATCCTGTGGCACGGCGGCGAGGCGCGAGCCGCGCGCGACGCGGTCGCCGCCATGACCCCCGACGAGCGCGCCGCGCTCCTCGCGTTCCTGAACTCCCTATGA
- a CDS encoding class I SAM-dependent methyltransferase, whose protein sequence is MMSRARRRTLSFGLQTVLGLRRKGYFIPMRGAAAAVAGAGREFDALRPAFEAARPAFAAHLAAIEAQQAALAALDGPPPEPRFGQIWCPRLDAAVLYALVRTHRPRRIVEVGSGHSTRFLARAIRDGGLDTHLTAIDPEPRADLAGLPITLVRTVVQAADPAPFAALTAGDVLFVDSSHVMMPGTDVDLILNHVLPMLPAGVFVAFHDIFLPRAYPDAWPFTAYNEQNAVAPLLQGRAELVWASAFVLAEMGEAVGRTWIGRQPLKDGARESLLVLRLV, encoded by the coding sequence ATGATGTCCCGCGCGCGCCGCCGCACGCTCTCGTTCGGCCTGCAGACCGTCCTCGGCCTTCGCCGGAAGGGGTATTTCATCCCGATGCGGGGGGCGGCCGCGGCCGTTGCCGGAGCCGGCCGCGAGTTCGACGCGCTGCGCCCGGCGTTCGAGGCCGCCCGGCCGGCGTTTGCCGCGCATCTTGCGGCCATCGAGGCGCAGCAGGCGGCGCTGGCCGCGCTCGACGGGCCGCCGCCCGAGCCCCGTTTCGGTCAGATCTGGTGCCCCCGCCTCGACGCGGCGGTCCTCTACGCGCTGGTGCGCACCCATCGGCCGCGGCGCATCGTCGAGGTCGGCTCGGGCCACTCCACCCGCTTCCTCGCGCGCGCGATCCGCGACGGCGGGCTCGACACGCACCTCACCGCCATCGACCCGGAGCCGCGGGCCGACCTCGCGGGACTGCCGATCACGTTGGTGCGAACGGTGGTGCAGGCGGCCGACCCGGCGCCGTTCGCCGCCCTCACGGCGGGGGACGTGCTCTTCGTCGATTCCAGCCATGTGATGATGCCGGGGACCGACGTCGACCTGATCCTCAATCACGTCTTGCCGATGCTGCCGGCGGGCGTCTTCGTCGCCTTCCACGACATCTTCCTGCCGCGCGCCTACCCGGACGCTTGGCCCTTCACCGCCTACAACGAGCAGAACGCCGTCGCGCCGCTGCTGCAGGGGCGGGCGGAGCTGGTCTGGGCCTCGGCCTTCGTGCTGGCGGAGATGGGCGAGGCGGTGGGACGGACGTGGATCGGGCGCCAGCCCCTGAAGGACGGCGCCCGCGAGAGCCTTCTCGTGCTGCGTCTCGTCTGA
- the rpoH gene encoding RNA polymerase sigma factor RpoH, with protein sequence MAQSLPAIASGEAGLSRYLDEIRKFPMLEPQQEYMLAKAYLEHDDSDAAHKLVTSHLRLVAKIAMGYRGYGLPISEVISEGNVGLMQAVKRFDPEKGFRLATYAMWWIKAAIQEYILRSWSLVKLGTTANQKRLFFNLRKVKSSIQALDDGDLRPDQVTQIATKLNVPESDVISMNRRLSGDSSLNAPIRQEADSGEWQDWLVDESVTAEETLAESEELDTRRALLKDALGVLNEREKRIFQQRRLAEEPMTLEALSEEFGVSRERVRQIEVRAFEKVQKAVVRAAREMERTPEQLASPA encoded by the coding sequence ATGGCCCAATCGCTACCCGCGATCGCATCCGGCGAGGCCGGACTATCGCGCTACCTCGACGAGATCCGCAAGTTCCCGATGCTGGAACCCCAGCAGGAGTACATGCTCGCCAAAGCCTACCTCGAGCATGACGATTCGGACGCGGCGCACAAGCTCGTCACCAGCCATTTGCGCCTCGTGGCGAAGATCGCCATGGGCTACCGCGGCTACGGCCTGCCGATCTCCGAGGTCATCTCGGAAGGCAACGTGGGCCTGATGCAGGCGGTCAAGCGGTTCGACCCGGAAAAGGGCTTCCGCCTCGCCACCTACGCCATGTGGTGGATCAAGGCGGCGATTCAGGAATATATCCTGCGCTCGTGGAGCCTCGTGAAACTCGGCACCACGGCCAACCAGAAGCGCCTGTTCTTCAATCTGCGCAAGGTGAAGAGCTCCATCCAGGCGCTGGACGACGGCGACCTGCGGCCCGACCAGGTGACGCAGATCGCCACCAAGCTGAACGTGCCGGAATCGGACGTGATCTCGATGAACCGCCGCCTGTCGGGGGATTCGTCGCTCAACGCGCCGATCCGCCAGGAGGCCGACTCCGGCGAATGGCAGGACTGGCTCGTCGACGAGTCGGTCACCGCCGAGGAGACGCTGGCCGAAAGCGAGGAACTCGACACCCGCCGTGCCCTGCTGAAGGACGCGCTGGGCGTCCTCAACGAGCGCGAGAAGCGCATCTTCCAGCAGCGGCGCCTCGCCGAGGAACCGATGACCCTCGAGGCGCTCTCCGAAGAGTTCGGCGTATCGCGCGAGCGTGTCCGCCAGATCGAAGTCCGCGCCTTCGAGAAGGTGCAGAAAGCGGTCGTACGCGCCGCCCGCGAGATGGAGCGCACGCCCGAGCAGCTCGCCTCCCCGGCCTGA
- a CDS encoding FAD-binding oxidoreductase → MGEELIGRLIARLGEAQVRVGADIPPNNCVDASNLTPVTPKALLLPRTTEEVAAALALCNEAGQPVVTQGGMTGLAAGAQPGEGEVAISLQRMRGIEEIDPVAGTLTVLAGTPLAEVQAAAEEAGFFCGIDLGARGTATIGGNVATNAGGNQVVRYGMTRRNVLGLEAVQADGTVLTSLNKMMKNNTGYDWTQLFIGSEGTLGIVTRVVLGLHPKPPAVETALVAAPSAEAMLTLLARIQSRFGHDLLTFEAMWREFMDVAIDGLKLAQPFAERHEVTLLIELGCPDADRVTEALGEWMEEGLVADALIAQSGADAQRMWAFRESVYEYGHFHKNRVNLDISLPRGSIGPAVAALREVAAARWPQAIHVIFGHVADSNLHVVVGPLDGGTGSVTAEEKHTVDEGVYEVVRRFQGSVSAEHGIGRLKRPYLGYSRTPAELKLMHTLKAALDPKGILNPGRVLDPA, encoded by the coding sequence GTGGGCGAGGAGTTGATCGGCCGGCTGATCGCGCGGCTGGGTGAGGCGCAGGTGCGCGTCGGCGCGGACATCCCGCCGAACAACTGCGTGGATGCGTCGAACCTGACGCCGGTGACGCCCAAGGCGCTGCTGCTGCCGCGCACCACGGAGGAGGTCGCCGCCGCCTTGGCGCTGTGCAACGAGGCCGGGCAGCCGGTGGTGACCCAGGGCGGCATGACGGGGCTGGCCGCCGGCGCGCAGCCGGGCGAGGGCGAAGTGGCCATCTCACTGCAACGCATGCGCGGGATCGAGGAGATCGACCCCGTCGCCGGCACGCTCACCGTTCTCGCCGGCACCCCGCTCGCCGAGGTGCAGGCGGCCGCCGAGGAGGCGGGCTTCTTCTGCGGCATCGACCTGGGCGCACGCGGCACCGCCACGATCGGCGGAAACGTCGCCACCAACGCCGGCGGCAACCAGGTCGTGCGCTACGGCATGACGCGCCGCAACGTCCTCGGCCTCGAAGCCGTCCAGGCCGACGGCACGGTGCTGACGTCCCTCAACAAGATGATGAAGAACAACACCGGCTACGACTGGACGCAGCTCTTCATCGGCAGCGAGGGGACGCTCGGCATCGTCACCCGCGTCGTGCTGGGCCTGCATCCCAAGCCGCCGGCGGTGGAGACGGCGCTCGTGGCGGCCCCCTCGGCGGAGGCGATGCTCACCTTGCTGGCGCGCATCCAATCCCGCTTCGGCCACGACCTCCTCACCTTCGAGGCGATGTGGCGCGAATTCATGGACGTCGCGATCGACGGGCTGAAGCTCGCCCAGCCCTTCGCCGAACGCCATGAGGTGACGTTGCTGATCGAGCTCGGCTGCCCGGACGCGGATCGCGTCACCGAGGCGCTGGGCGAATGGATGGAGGAGGGGCTCGTCGCGGACGCGCTGATCGCCCAGTCGGGCGCGGACGCGCAGCGCATGTGGGCTTTCCGCGAGAGCGTCTACGAGTACGGGCATTTCCACAAGAACCGCGTCAACCTCGACATCAGCCTGCCGCGCGGAAGCATCGGCCCGGCGGTCGCGGCCCTGCGCGAGGTGGCGGCGGCCCGGTGGCCCCAGGCGATCCACGTGATCTTCGGCCACGTCGCCGACAGCAACCTGCATGTGGTCGTGGGTCCGCTCGACGGCGGGACGGGCTCGGTGACCGCCGAGGAGAAGCACACGGTCGACGAGGGGGTGTACGAAGTGGTGCGCCGCTTCCAGGGTTCGGTCTCGGCCGAGCACGGCATCGGACGGCTGAAGCGGCCGTACCTCGGCTATAGCCGCACGCCGGCGGAACTGAAGCTGATGCACACCCTGAAGGCCGCTCTCGATCCGAAGGGGATCCTCAACCCCGGCCGCGTGCTCGACCCGGCCTGA
- a CDS encoding imelysin family protein, whose translation MSRLILSLLAALALTAPAAAQVAFRPAVERAIDDVIVPAYAALVDAAAAEAEAMEALCRAPSPPEALMAARARFADLVAAFGRVELYRFGPAREDNRFERIFFWPDRRGRGLRQVQSLLADEDETATDPETLYRKSVAVQGLLALDFVLSGEGNETLMDAQSFRCRYGAAIAATIERNAAAILDGWQGAGGYAALMRAADGNIYRSHGEVAQDLVKAAAEEVQIVRDFKLGNVLGDAPADARPRLAPFWRSNLALTSIDANIDGIAALGAAVATVLPAGEREMRGALAFELSRAKGAIAPLADDPRPLAEIVADPEAHRRLAYARSPLGGTFRILDQRMPAALGLTLGFNSLDGD comes from the coding sequence ATGTCACGCCTGATCCTCTCCCTGCTCGCCGCCCTCGCGCTGACCGCCCCCGCGGCCGCGCAGGTCGCCTTCCGCCCCGCCGTCGAGCGGGCGATCGACGATGTGATCGTCCCCGCCTACGCCGCCCTCGTCGACGCCGCGGCCGCCGAGGCCGAGGCGATGGAGGCGCTCTGCCGCGCGCCCTCCCCGCCCGAGGCGCTCATGGCCGCGCGCGCCCGCTTCGCCGACCTCGTGGCCGCGTTCGGCCGGGTCGAGCTCTACCGCTTCGGCCCCGCGCGCGAGGACAACCGGTTCGAGCGGATCTTCTTCTGGCCCGACCGGCGGGGCCGCGGCCTGCGGCAGGTCCAGTCCCTCCTCGCCGATGAGGACGAGACCGCGACCGACCCCGAGACGCTCTACCGGAAGAGCGTCGCCGTGCAGGGCCTCCTGGCGCTCGACTTCGTCCTCTCCGGCGAGGGCAACGAGACACTGATGGACGCGCAGAGCTTCCGCTGCCGCTACGGTGCCGCCATCGCCGCCACGATCGAGCGGAACGCCGCCGCGATCCTCGACGGCTGGCAGGGCGCGGGCGGCTACGCGGCGCTGATGCGCGCCGCGGACGGCAACATCTACCGCAGCCACGGCGAGGTGGCGCAGGATCTCGTCAAGGCCGCCGCGGAAGAGGTGCAGATCGTGCGCGATTTCAAGCTCGGCAACGTCCTGGGCGACGCGCCGGCCGATGCGCGCCCCCGCCTCGCCCCGTTCTGGCGCTCCAACCTGGCGCTCACCTCGATCGACGCCAACATCGACGGGATCGCCGCCCTCGGCGCCGCCGTCGCCACCGTGCTGCCGGCCGGCGAGCGCGAGATGCGCGGCGCCCTCGCCTTCGAGCTGTCACGCGCGAAGGGCGCCATCGCGCCGCTGGCGGACGATCCGCGCCCGCTCGCCGAGATCGTCGCCGATCCCGAGGCGCACCGGCGCCTCGCCTATGCCCGCTCGCCGCTGGGCGGTACCTTCCGCATCCTCGACCAGCGCATGCCCGCCGCGCTCGGCCTGACACTCGGCTTCAACTCGCTCGACGGAGATTGA
- a CDS encoding exopolysaccharide biosynthesis protein — MVDSAPTGRLQAILDELGRVGAPAGRGCEDGEPAAADRDGGGASGGKVSVAQIMESVGRSSFAALLLVPSLVVVSPLSGIPGVPTVAAAIIILICLQYLSGARSLWLPGRIQRITVRRSLLCRALAGLRPLARAADRVVRPRMTFLFTRTTFTLIAIVSCCLAALMPPMEVLPLTSSITAFLIAVLALAALARDGTLAILAIGLIFAALALGGSLLWPIG, encoded by the coding sequence ATGGTCGACAGCGCACCGACGGGCCGACTGCAGGCGATCCTCGACGAACTGGGCCGCGTGGGCGCGCCGGCGGGACGCGGCTGCGAGGACGGCGAGCCCGCCGCGGCCGACCGGGACGGCGGGGGCGCCAGCGGCGGCAAAGTGTCGGTGGCGCAGATCATGGAAAGCGTGGGGCGGTCCTCCTTTGCCGCGCTTCTCCTGGTGCCGAGCCTCGTGGTGGTCTCGCCGCTCAGCGGCATCCCAGGCGTGCCGACGGTGGCCGCGGCGATCATCATCCTCATCTGCCTGCAATATCTGTCGGGCGCCCGGTCGCTTTGGCTGCCGGGTCGGATTCAGAGGATTACGGTCCGGCGCTCGTTGCTGTGCCGGGCGTTGGCGGGGCTCAGGCCATTGGCCCGAGCGGCGGATCGGGTCGTCCGTCCGCGGATGACCTTCCTATTTACCCGGACAACCTTCACGTTGATCGCGATCGTGTCGTGTTGCCTCGCTGCCTTGATGCCGCCGATGGAGGTCCTGCCGCTGACCAGCTCCATCACGGCCTTCCTGATCGCGGTGCTGGCGCTGGCGGCCCTGGCGCGCGACGGAACCCTCGCGATCCTGGCGATCGGCCTTATTTTCGCCGCACTTGCATTGGGTGGCAGCCTGCTCTGGCCGATCGGCTGA
- a CDS encoding DUF1513 domain-containing protein — MQSRRQVLAMIGAAGLTPLATLARAGTDPAYIASRQNADGSFSAVVLDGAGHDLFTEELSARGHDAAVSPDGRTVVMFARRPGRFAIVLDLSRGRRVAAFASPDDRHFYGHGFFGADGRLLYATENDFEEERGLLGVYDSANWQRIGEIETGAIGPHEAVLLADGRTVACANGGVATHPDYPRQKLNLPFMKPSVSYVDIETGDLLASAELPAFHQLSIRHVSQAGDGSVWFGGQYEGPETDTVPLVGRHRPGEALEMIEVPDAYASMAHYIGAVETSADGTRIAASSPRGGKVMVFDAASRDIVATLTAPDVCAVAPAAGHDFLAADGAGTIWTGDAPLAHVNGRWDNHAVALGGRGKG; from the coding sequence ATGCAGAGCCGCCGCCAAGTCCTCGCCATGATCGGCGCGGCCGGTCTGACGCCGCTCGCCACGCTCGCCCGCGCCGGGACGGACCCGGCCTACATCGCGTCGCGCCAGAACGCCGACGGCAGCTTCTCGGCGGTGGTGCTGGACGGCGCCGGCCACGACCTCTTCACCGAGGAGCTATCCGCCCGCGGTCATGACGCCGCCGTCTCGCCGGACGGGCGCACTGTGGTGATGTTCGCCCGCCGCCCCGGCCGCTTCGCCATCGTCTTGGACCTCAGTCGCGGCCGCCGCGTCGCGGCCTTCGCCTCCCCCGACGACCGCCATTTCTACGGTCACGGCTTCTTCGGCGCCGACGGGCGGCTGCTCTACGCGACCGAGAACGACTTCGAGGAGGAGCGCGGCCTGCTCGGCGTCTACGACAGCGCCAACTGGCAGCGTATCGGCGAGATCGAGACCGGCGCCATCGGTCCGCACGAGGCGGTTCTGCTGGCCGACGGGCGGACGGTCGCCTGCGCCAACGGCGGCGTCGCCACCCATCCCGACTATCCGCGCCAGAAGCTCAACCTCCCCTTCATGAAGCCGTCCGTGTCCTACGTGGACATCGAGACCGGCGACCTACTCGCCAGCGCCGAACTCCCCGCCTTCCACCAGCTTTCGATCCGCCACGTGTCCCAGGCGGGCGACGGCTCTGTCTGGTTCGGCGGGCAGTACGAGGGGCCCGAGACCGATACGGTGCCGCTGGTCGGGCGCCATCGCCCCGGCGAGGCGCTGGAGATGATCGAGGTGCCGGACGCCTATGCCTCGATGGCGCATTATATCGGCGCGGTGGAGACCAGCGCCGACGGCACCCGCATCGCCGCCTCCAGCCCGCGCGGCGGCAAGGTCATGGTGTTCGACGCCGCCTCGCGAGACATCGTCGCGACGCTGACCGCGCCGGACGTATGCGCCGTCGCGCCCGCGGCCGGGCACGACTTCCTCGCCGCCGACGGGGCCGGCACGATCTGGACCGGCGACGCGCCGCTCGCCCACGTGAACGGGAGGTGGGACAACCACGCCGTCGCGCTCGGCGGCCGCGGCAAAGGCTGA
- a CDS encoding bifunctional sugar phosphate isomerase/epimerase/4-hydroxyphenylpyruvate dioxygenase family protein — protein MKTSIATVSIAGELPEKLAAIASAGFNGIEIFEQDFIAFDGSPRDVGAMVRDHGLDITLFQPFRDFEGLPEPLRTRAFDRAERKFDLMNELGCELMLICSSLHPQAIGGIDRAADDLRQLGERAAARGLKLGYEALAWGRHVNDHRDAWEIVRRADHPNVGVILDSFHTLARQIDPDTIRSIPGDRIAFVQLADAPLIEMDLFYWSRHFRVMPGEGDLPVVDFMRAVMATGYAGPLSLEIFNDQFRGGSPRAIAVDGHRSLLYLADQVRRAEPAVAPHVPAMPPRVPVEGVEFIEFAADDTEAASLGRILASMGFRRIARHIARDVTLWRQGGINIVINTELEGFAHSAYLTHGVSVCDIGLKVADAATTVERARALGATSFSQPRVEGELDIPAIRGVGGGVMHFVDGASELSRVWEIEFQPIEGAPGAGTEAGLTRVDHIAQTMNYEEMLTWTLFYTSIFDVAKAPMVDVVDPGGLVRSQAIESPDRTLRLTLNGAESHRTLAGRFIAESFGSSVQHLAFACDDIFATAAALLASGFEVLPISPNYYDDLAARFELEGELLGRLRAANILFDADERGEFFQFYSRTYGEGMFFEIVERRGDYQGYGAANAPHRIAAQKRMMRNTSHSRWSQQTRT, from the coding sequence ATGAAGACCTCGATCGCGACGGTGTCCATCGCCGGCGAGCTGCCGGAGAAGCTGGCCGCCATCGCCAGCGCCGGATTCAACGGCATCGAGATCTTCGAGCAGGACTTCATCGCCTTCGACGGTTCGCCCCGCGACGTCGGCGCCATGGTGCGCGACCACGGGCTCGACATCACCCTCTTCCAGCCCTTCCGCGACTTCGAGGGCCTGCCCGAGCCGCTGCGCACCCGCGCGTTCGACCGTGCCGAGCGCAAGTTCGACCTCATGAACGAACTCGGCTGCGAGCTGATGCTGATCTGCTCCTCGCTCCACCCGCAGGCGATCGGCGGCATCGACCGCGCGGCGGACGACCTTCGCCAGCTGGGCGAGCGCGCCGCCGCCCGCGGTCTCAAGCTCGGCTACGAGGCGCTCGCCTGGGGCCGTCACGTCAACGACCACCGCGATGCGTGGGAGATCGTGCGCCGTGCCGACCACCCGAACGTCGGCGTCATCCTGGACAGTTTCCACACACTGGCCCGCCAGATCGACCCCGATACGATCCGCTCCATCCCCGGCGACCGCATCGCCTTCGTCCAGCTCGCCGACGCGCCGCTGATCGAGATGGACCTCTTCTACTGGTCGCGCCACTTCCGCGTGATGCCGGGCGAAGGGGACCTTCCCGTGGTCGACTTCATGCGTGCCGTGATGGCGACGGGGTATGCCGGCCCGCTCTCGCTGGAGATCTTCAACGACCAGTTCCGCGGCGGCAGCCCGCGCGCCATCGCCGTCGACGGGCACCGCTCCCTCCTCTACCTCGCCGATCAGGTGCGCCGCGCCGAGCCCGCCGTCGCCCCACACGTGCCGGCGATGCCGCCGCGCGTCCCGGTCGAGGGCGTCGAGTTCATCGAGTTCGCGGCCGACGATACCGAGGCCGCCTCGCTCGGGCGCATCCTCGCCAGCATGGGCTTCCGCCGGATCGCCCGGCACATCGCCCGTGACGTCACGCTCTGGCGTCAGGGCGGCATCAACATCGTCATCAACACCGAGCTGGAGGGCTTCGCCCACTCCGCCTACCTCACGCACGGCGTCTCGGTGTGCGATATCGGCCTCAAGGTGGCGGACGCGGCGACGACCGTGGAGCGCGCCCGTGCGCTCGGCGCCACCTCGTTCAGCCAACCCCGCGTCGAGGGCGAGCTCGACATTCCGGCGATTCGCGGCGTCGGCGGCGGGGTGATGCACTTCGTCGACGGGGCGAGCGAGCTGTCGCGCGTGTGGGAGATCGAGTTTCAGCCGATCGAAGGCGCGCCGGGCGCCGGCACCGAGGCCGGCCTCACCCGCGTCGACCACATCGCCCAGACGATGAACTACGAAGAGATGCTCACCTGGACGCTCTTCTACACCTCCATCTTCGACGTGGCGAAGGCGCCGATGGTGGATGTCGTCGACCCCGGCGGCCTGGTCCGCAGCCAGGCGATCGAAAGCCCGGACCGCACGCTGCGGCTGACGCTGAACGGGGCCGAATCGCACCGCACGCTCGCCGGCCGCTTCATCGCCGAAAGCTTCGGCTCTTCGGTGCAGCACCTGGCGTTCGCCTGCGACGACATCTTCGCCACCGCCGCCGCCCTCCTCGCCAGCGGGTTCGAGGTGCTGCCGATCTCTCCCAACTATTACGACGACCTCGCCGCCCGGTTCGAGCTGGAGGGTGAGCTGCTCGGCCGGCTGCGCGCCGCCAACATCCTGTTCGACGCGGACGAGCGCGGGGAGTTCTTCCAGTTCTACAGCCGCACCTACGGCGAGGGCATGTTCTTCGAGATCGTCGAGCGGCGTGGCGACTACCAGGGCTACGGCGCCGCCAACGCCCCTCACCGCATCGCCGCGCAGAAGCGGATGATGCGCAACACGTCCCACTCGCGCTGGTCGCAGCAGACCCGCACCTAG